A genomic segment from Glycine soja cultivar W05 chromosome 18, ASM419377v2, whole genome shotgun sequence encodes:
- the LOC114395474 gene encoding developmental protein SEPALLATA 1-like isoform X1, with protein MGRGRVELKRIENKINRQVTFAKRRNGLLKKAYELSVLCDAEVALIIFSNRGKLYEFCSSSSMLKTLERYQKCSYGAVEVSKPAKELEQSSYREYLKLKARFESLQRTQRNLLGEDLGPLNIKELEHLERQLDSSLKQVRSTKTQFMLDQLSDLQTKEQMLVEANRSLTVKLEEINSRNHYRQSWEAGDQSMPYGGGGPENSHSHSHSQGFFQPLECNPTLHIGPDYRYNAVASDQITATTQPQQVSGFIPGWML; from the exons ATGGGGAGGGGAAGAGTGGAGTTGAAGAGGATAGAGAACAAGATAAACAGGCAAGTCACTTTTGCAAAGAGGAGAAATGGGCTTCTCAAGAAAGCCTATGAGCTATCTGTTCTCTGTGATGCTGAGGTTGCCCTCATCATCTTCTCCAACCGAGGCAAGCTTTATGAGTTCTGTAGCAGCTCTAG CATGCTCAAAACACTTGAAAGGTACCAGAAATGCAGCTATGGTGCTGTGGAAGTTAGCAAACCTGCCAAAGAGCTCGAG CAGAGCAGCTACCGTGAATACTTGAAGCTGAAAGCAAGATTTGAATCACTTCAAAGGACCCAAAG AAACCTTTTAGGGGAAGACTTAGGCCCACTGAATATCAAAGAACTTGAGCATCTTGAACGGCAATTGGATTCATCTCTAAAGCAAGTGAGGTCCACAAAG ACACAATTCATGCTGGACCAGTTATCTGATCTTCAAACCAAG GAGCAGATGTTAGTAGAAGCAAACAGATCCTTGACAGTGAAG CTGGAAGAAATCAATTCAAGAAACCACTACAGGCAATCATGGGAAGCTGGTGATCAAAGTATGCCATATGGTGGTGGTGGTCCAGAGAATTCTCACTCTCATTCTCACTCTCAGGGCTTCTTCCAACCATTGGAATGCAACCCTACACTACATATTGG TCCTGATTACAGGTACAATGCTGTAGCTTCAGATCAGATAACTGCCACAACTCAACCTCAACAAGTGAGTGGCTTTATTCCAGGGTGGATGCTTTGA
- the LOC114395474 gene encoding developmental protein SEPALLATA 1-like isoform X2, with product MGRGRVELKRIENKINRQVTFAKRRNGLLKKAYELSVLCDAEVALIIFSNRGKLYEFCSSSSMLKTLERYQKCSYGAVEVSKPAKELESSYREYLKLKARFESLQRTQRNLLGEDLGPLNIKELEHLERQLDSSLKQVRSTKTQFMLDQLSDLQTKEQMLVEANRSLTVKLEEINSRNHYRQSWEAGDQSMPYGGGGPENSHSHSHSQGFFQPLECNPTLHIGPDYRYNAVASDQITATTQPQQVSGFIPGWML from the exons ATGGGGAGGGGAAGAGTGGAGTTGAAGAGGATAGAGAACAAGATAAACAGGCAAGTCACTTTTGCAAAGAGGAGAAATGGGCTTCTCAAGAAAGCCTATGAGCTATCTGTTCTCTGTGATGCTGAGGTTGCCCTCATCATCTTCTCCAACCGAGGCAAGCTTTATGAGTTCTGTAGCAGCTCTAG CATGCTCAAAACACTTGAAAGGTACCAGAAATGCAGCTATGGTGCTGTGGAAGTTAGCAAACCTGCCAAAGAGCTCGAG AGCAGCTACCGTGAATACTTGAAGCTGAAAGCAAGATTTGAATCACTTCAAAGGACCCAAAG AAACCTTTTAGGGGAAGACTTAGGCCCACTGAATATCAAAGAACTTGAGCATCTTGAACGGCAATTGGATTCATCTCTAAAGCAAGTGAGGTCCACAAAG ACACAATTCATGCTGGACCAGTTATCTGATCTTCAAACCAAG GAGCAGATGTTAGTAGAAGCAAACAGATCCTTGACAGTGAAG CTGGAAGAAATCAATTCAAGAAACCACTACAGGCAATCATGGGAAGCTGGTGATCAAAGTATGCCATATGGTGGTGGTGGTCCAGAGAATTCTCACTCTCATTCTCACTCTCAGGGCTTCTTCCAACCATTGGAATGCAACCCTACACTACATATTGG TCCTGATTACAGGTACAATGCTGTAGCTTCAGATCAGATAACTGCCACAACTCAACCTCAACAAGTGAGTGGCTTTATTCCAGGGTGGATGCTTTGA